The region GGTTGGTGCTTTCCAAATTATGGCGCTTGACGCCCTGCGGGTGGAAATGTTGTCGGCAAAAAAACAAGCCCATGGCATTACCATGTCGGTGATTGGTTATTTCCTTTTAAGCATTGCTATCGGCGTGCTCGCGCCATGGCTGGCGAAGGTAGGCATTGATTTCATCATGGTGTTCGCCGCCCTGCAATTGCTTGGCCTGTGGGCGATTATCATGGTGCCAATGACCACCAAGCATCAAGAATTTTCGTTCGGCGCGTTGGTTGCGCCCTTTGCCGATGTTTTTAAATCGAAGCAAATTTGGTCATTATTTGCCCTGTTGTTGCTCTATAAATATGGCAACAGCATGATGTCATTGCTCAGCATTAATTTTTATAACGGCCTTGGCTTCCAAAACGAGGAGCTTAAAAGCGCGGCCGGCATTGTGCAAAACATGGGGCCGCTGGTTGCCATTGTCGGTTTGATTTTGGGCGCGGTGGTTACCTATTGCATGGGGCTTTATCGCGCGCTGATGATTGGTATCGTGCTGGCCATGGTGGCGCCGATATTCTTTCCGATAATGTTACGGGTTGGACCAAACCTTCCGATGTTGTTTGCCACGGTTTCCATCGCCAACATCAGCGAAGCGATGACGACCGTCGCCATTCTCGCCCTGGCGGCGCGGATGGTTAACCCCAAACACAGCGTCACGCAATGGGCGTTTTTGACATCGGTGGTGGCCTTCACCTCCTTGGCCTCGGCCAGCGTTGTGCCGACGGTAACCACCCTGCCGTTGATTCCCCAATTTCTATTGACCATCCCAACCACTGGGTTACTGCAATTGTTGAAGGTGTCATCGCCTGAGATTATTGCCGTGGCGATGATAATTTTATCGGTGCCGGGCCTGTTGATATTGTTGGCGACCAAAAAAACCATCGAAAGCAAATAACCAAACTAATCGAGGCATAAAATACCATGACCAAAAGAATAGCCGCCAAATATAAAATCGAACGTCGCTTGGGCGTTAATTTGTGGGGGCGGGCGAAAAGCCCATTCGCCAAATCGCCACGCGGCCCGGGCCAACATGGTGCCAGCCGTGGCAAATTGTCGGATTATGGTATTCAATTGCGCGCCAAACAAAAATTAAAAGGTTACTATGGCAACATCACCGAAAAACAATTTTCGAAATACTATACCGAGGCCGCCCGTCGCCGTGGCGATTCAGGGGAAAATTTAATCAACCTGTTGGAACATCGCGTTGATACCATGGTGTATCGCGCCAAATTGGTGCCGACCATGTTTGCGGCGCGGCAATTTGTGTCGCACGGCCATGTTGAAATTGACGGTCAACGTATCACCATTCCATCGCACACGGTGAAAAACGGCGCGACGGTAAGTGTGCGTCAGGCCTCGCAAAAAATGGACATGATAGAAATTGCGCGCAAATCGTCTGAACGCGACGTGCCCGATTATATCGAATTTGATGAAAAAAAGATGTCGTTAAAAATTACCCGCGATGTCAAATTGGATGAGGTGCCCTATCCAACCGAAATGGAACCGCACCTTATCATCGAATATTACAGCCGTTAATATCACCTGCGCCCGAGGGACGGCCGAGGCCTATGCTTACGGCGATGTTTGCGGCGTATTATTTACCATGTTGCCAAAAATTTCTGGCTGGTATGGCCTAGTGCCAGGGCGCGATTTCGCTTGTTTATAAAATATAAAATCCTAAACTGGGATTATGAAAAACGACGATATATTATATTTATCGGCGCGTCGGTTGCGGCAATTGTTTTTACGCCGTGAATTATCACCGGTCGAGGTGATGAAGTTATCATTGGCGCGGGCCGACGCGGCGCAACAGCGGTGCAATTGCTTAACGCAAATTTTTGACAAACATGCCCTGGCGTCAGCCAAGCAAGCCGAAGCAAATTACGCAAATAACACCGCCCGCCCGCTGGAGGGGATTCCCCTGTTGGTAAAGGCGGAGGCGGCGTTAAAGGGCAGTCAGCAAGATTACGGGTCGAACCTGCATCGTGGGGAGCATGACAGAACCACCGACGCGCATGTGGCGCGGTTGTTGTCGGCTGGCGCGGTGCCGGTGGCCAAAACCACCACGCCCGAATTTTCGCTGATTGGTTTTACCTATTCCGACATTCATGGCGTGACCACCAACCCGTGGCACAATTATTTTTCGCCCGGCGGTTCGTCGGGCGGGTCGGGGGCTGGTTTGGCAATGGGGATTGCACCGCTGGCCACCGGCAGTGATATCGGCGGGTCGCTTCGCATTCCGGCGGCTTGGTCGGGGGTGGTGGGGTTCAAACCGCCCTATGGCCGCGTGCCGCACCCGGGGCCATGGGGGTTGGATTATTATTGCCACCTGGGGCCGATGGCACGTTCGGTTGGCGACATCGCCATGATGATGCAGGCCATGGCCGGTATCGATTTTCGCGACCCGGCGTCGGTCAATGAAAAAATTGATTACAGCGCGATTTATGATAACCCCGATAAGGTTTCGCTGCGCGGCGTAAAAATTGCCATGGTGGTGGATTGGGGCAAAACATTTCAGGTCGATAAAGAAATTGTCGACAACATGCTGGCTGTGGCAAAAACCTACCAAAATTTGGGCGCGTCGGTTAGCGAAATCGACATCCCCTTGCCCGCCGATTTTTCTTACTTAATCACGGCGCGGTTGGCCCATTCGGCTGGGGCTTACCTTGGGCAATTGGTAAGGAATAAAAAACCCGCGGCGTTGCTGACCGATTACGCGCGGCAATGGGGCGAATTTTCCAACACGACGACCGGCCTTGATTATTTCAAGGCTGAGGAAATGACATCGGCCCTGGCGCACCAATTGGCTGAGGTGTTTGCAACATACGATGCGATATTAACCCCAACCAATTCAAAGGTCGGGGCGAAGGCCGATGGCAACCGATGGGATTTTAAAAAAAAGAAAGTGGTCGAGGGTGGCGTGGCGCGCGAAAAATGGGTGTCGGCCAACCAACCATTCATGACCGCAATGTTCAACAGCCAAAGTCGTTGTCCGGTGGTGGCCATGCCGTCGGGGTTTGCTGATATTGCCGCCGACAAAAAAAATTCCATCGCCGCCGGCCGCATGCCGACCGGCGTGCAATTGGTCGGGCGACCATTTCACGATGTCGCGGTTTTAAAAATCGCCCAAGCTTATGAACAGACGCAAGGTTGGTTCGAGGGCACAGCACGGCCGGTATTATAACCCGCCAGGCTTTAGCTTACCAACGACTCTATATATTAAATATGAATGGCGCGGCCAAAAGCCGACATCACCGATTCGTGAATCATTTCCGATAGGGTGGGGTGGGGGAAAATGGTGTGGATGATTTCGGCCTCGGTCGTTTCCAAGGTGCGCGACAGGGTGAAGCTGTTGATGAGCTCGGTGACCTCCGCGCCAATCAAATGCGCCCCCAACAATTCGCCGGTTTTGGCGTCGAAAATTGTTTTGACCAAACCGCTGGCCTCGCCCAGGGCGATTGCCTTGCCGTTGCCCTGAAATGGGAAGCGGCCAATTTTTACCGCAATGCCGCGCTCCTTGGCCTTATCCTCGGTCATGCCGACCGACGCAATTTGCGGCTGGCAATAGGTGCAACCCGGGATGTTGGCGCGGTTCAGCGGGTGAATGTCGCGTACGCCGGCGATGCGTTCGACGGCGATAACTCCCTCATGCTCGGCCTTATGCGCCAACCACGGCGGCGCGCCCAAATCGCCAATCGCGTAAATGCCGGCTTCGCCCGTTTCGGCCCATTCGTTGGTCGCGACACAACCGCGGTCGAGTTTGATATTTGTTTTTTCTAAACCCAAATTTTCGGTGTTGGCGGTGATGCCGACCGCCGACAGCAAAATATCGGCCTCCAACGTCTCCATGCCCTTGGCGGTTTTGATATCCAATTTTATGCCCGACGATGTTTTGGTTAATTTTTCGGCCGCGCTATTGGTTTTGAAAGTGATGCCCTGCGCCGCCAACATTTTTTCGGCCATGGCGGAAATTTCTGAATCCTCCTGCGGCAAGATGCGCGGCAATAATTCGACGACCGTTACCTTGACGCCGATTTCATTATAAAAACTGGCGAATTCGATACCGATGGCGCCACTGCCCAACACTATCATCGATTTTGGTTGTTTCGGTGGTTTCAGGGCGTGGCGATAATTCCAAACGGTGACGCCGTCGGCCTCGAAACCTTTTATTTCTTTGGCGCGCGCGCCGGTTGCCAAAATAATATTTTTGGCGGTGATGGTCTTGGTGGTTTTGTCATTCATGGCGATGCTGACCGACCGGTTGCCCGCCGCCCCACCGGCCAACATGCCGCGGCCGTTAAAAACTTGGATGGCATTTTTTTTCAGCAGATAAGCCACGCCCTGCGACAATTTGTCGGCGACGCCGCGCGACCGCGTTATCATGGCCGCCATGTCGGGTTTGACATTGTCGGCGATGACGCCGAATTCTTTGCCGTGTTTGGCAAGGCGTAAAACCTCGGCCGAGCGCAACAGCGCCTTGGTCGGGATGCAACCCCAATTAAGGCAGACACCGCCGAGGTGGGTTGATTCCACCACCGCGACCTTCAGCTTTAACTGCGCGGCGCGAATCGCCGCCACATAACCGCCGGGCCCGGCACCAATAATAATAAGATCGAAATCGGTCATTGTTTTATTTTTCCTTTAAATCCTTTTTATATTGTTCATAATCTTTTTTCCATTTTTCTGTCACTAACCAAATAAGACCTTCGAATGTTTTGCTGTTTCCTGCCTGCGCATGCAATAATTTAATAAATTTTTCGGTAGTGATGTAAAGGTCAATGATGTTTTAGCCTTGCAATTCCTTAAAAATTTTTTCATCAAACGATTTACTGCGAACACAAAGCGAAATAAATTCGTAATAATTTAACACATAACTTACCGCGCGCCGTTCTTTTTTATATTTTTTAATATCAATTAGTTTTTCAAATAAAAAATTATCATTTACCAAATCACGAAATGTATAATAGGCCTCGATATATCGCTCATCCTGTTTTTGATAGGTAATTTGGCTAATCGTTACATTTTTTTTATTAAGCGTTTCAGATTGCTTAAAAGACATATAGGCAACAATCGCGGAGATAATAAAAATACCAGTTTGTATAATTAAAATTATATCAGATAAGGTGAGAGACATAAAAAAATTATTGTAATCTATAGATTGATATTTTTATCCCCTCATATTATTTGCCTATTATCCATTCGGCGATTCTTTGTCGCCGCTAATTAAATATTTTTTCATTGCGCGCTCCTTGATGGTTGGTTGGGTTGTTGTGTATTTTATTATAATTTAAATTATAACATAGTTTCATTCAAAAACCAACAGTTCACGAAAAAAACATCAAGGCGGGATCCTCGATGTAAAGTTTAAAATATTTTAACAAATTCGCGCCGATGGCACCATCGACCACGCGGTGGTCGCATGACAATGTTGCCGTCATAATGGGCGCGACGGTAATGCGCCCGTCGCGCACCACCGGCGTTTCAACCCCGGCACCAACCGCCAAAATCGCCCCTTGCGGCGGGTTGATAACCGCGTCAAATTGCTTGATGCCAAACATGCCGAGGTTCGACAACGAAATGGTGCCCCCTTGGTATTCTTCGGGTTTTAATTTTCCCTCTTTGGCTTTGCTGGCCAGGGTTTTCATCTCGGCCGAAATGGTTTGCAGTGATTTTCGTGATGCCTGGCGCACGATGGGGGTGATAAGCCCGCCGTCGATTGCCACCGCCACCGCCACGTCGACCGATTGGAACATTTTAATTCCGTCCTTGGTGAAGCTGGCGTTGGCGGCCGGAACCTTTTGGCAGGCCATGGCCAGTGCCTTGATAATTACGTCGTTGATGCTGACCTTGATATTATCGATTTCTTGCCATTTTTTTCGCAGGGCGGAAACGCGGCTTAGGTCGCAATCGATGGTTAAATAAAAATGCGGCACGGTGGTTTTTGACAATGTCAAACGTTCGGCGATAACACGGCGCATTGCGGTTAATGGGTCCAACGTGAATGGCGGTTCAAAATTTTTATCCAATTTTATGGTCGCGGTTTGCGGCATCATCGCGCCGTTCACCGCACCATTGGTTGCTTGGCCGCCGCTCCCGAGTTTTTCGATATCGGCCTTAACAATCCGGCCATGGGGGCCGGAACCGGTGATGCTATTAATTACGACGCCACGCTCCGCCGCCATGCGCTTGGCCAGCGGGCTGATGAAAATGCGCGGTTGGTTGTTCATTATGTTTTAAATCTTGTGCAGGTTTTATTTATATATTTTTTCAAAATTATTTTCCGACAAGGGCGCGGGTCAGGTTTATTATATCAGCAATTTGCGGCAAAGCCAACTTTTCTAAATTCTGGGCGTATGGCAATGGCACGTCCTTGCCGCATAACCGCACCGGTGCGGCGTCTAACCAATCGAAACATTGTTCGTTGATGACCGCCATAATTTCCGCGCCGATGCCCGATTGTGGCCATCCTTCCTCCACCGTGATGACGCGGTTGGTTTTTTTGACCGATTCAACAATCGCCGGCACATCCAGCGGCCTTATGGTGCGCAGGTCGATAACCTCGGCCTCGATGCCCAATTTTGCCAATTCATCGGCGGCCTGCAACGATTTGCCAACCATGATGGAGAAGGTAACGATAGTTACGTCGGTGCCGGCGCGGGCGATTTTCGCCTTGCCAATCGGCACTTGCCAATCGTCGGTGTCGGGCACGGGGAATGACTGGCCGTATAGAATTTCGTTTTCTAAAAAAATCACCGGGTTGTTGTCGCGAATCGCCGATTTCAATAAACCCTTGGCGTCGGCCGAGCTATATGGCGCCACGACCTTCAGCCCGGGGATATGCGAATA is a window of Hydrotalea sp. DNA encoding:
- the rpsD gene encoding 30S ribosomal protein S4 — translated: MTKRIAAKYKIERRLGVNLWGRAKSPFAKSPRGPGQHGASRGKLSDYGIQLRAKQKLKGYYGNITEKQFSKYYTEAARRRGDSGENLINLLEHRVDTMVYRAKLVPTMFAARQFVSHGHVEIDGQRITIPSHTVKNGATVSVRQASQKMDMIEIARKSSERDVPDYIEFDEKKMSLKITRDVKLDEVPYPTEMEPHLIIEYYSR
- a CDS encoding amidase gives rise to the protein MKNDDILYLSARRLRQLFLRRELSPVEVMKLSLARADAAQQRCNCLTQIFDKHALASAKQAEANYANNTARPLEGIPLLVKAEAALKGSQQDYGSNLHRGEHDRTTDAHVARLLSAGAVPVAKTTTPEFSLIGFTYSDIHGVTTNPWHNYFSPGGSSGGSGAGLAMGIAPLATGSDIGGSLRIPAAWSGVVGFKPPYGRVPHPGPWGLDYYCHLGPMARSVGDIAMMMQAMAGIDFRDPASVNEKIDYSAIYDNPDKVSLRGVKIAMVVDWGKTFQVDKEIVDNMLAVAKTYQNLGASVSEIDIPLPADFSYLITARLAHSAGAYLGQLVRNKKPAALLTDYARQWGEFSNTTTGLDYFKAEEMTSALAHQLAEVFATYDAILTPTNSKVGAKADGNRWDFKKKKVVEGGVAREKWVSANQPFMTAMFNSQSRCPVVAMPSGFADIAADKKNSIAAGRMPTGVQLVGRPFHDVAVLKIAQAYEQTQGWFEGTARPVL
- the lpdA gene encoding dihydrolipoyl dehydrogenase; its protein translation is MTDFDLIIIGAGPGGYVAAIRAAQLKLKVAVVESTHLGGVCLNWGCIPTKALLRSAEVLRLAKHGKEFGVIADNVKPDMAAMITRSRGVADKLSQGVAYLLKKNAIQVFNGRGMLAGGAAGNRSVSIAMNDKTTKTITAKNIILATGARAKEIKGFEADGVTVWNYRHALKPPKQPKSMIVLGSGAIGIEFASFYNEIGVKVTVVELLPRILPQEDSEISAMAEKMLAAQGITFKTNSAAEKLTKTSSGIKLDIKTAKGMETLEADILLSAVGITANTENLGLEKTNIKLDRGCVATNEWAETGEAGIYAIGDLGAPPWLAHKAEHEGVIAVERIAGVRDIHPLNRANIPGCTYCQPQIASVGMTEDKAKERGIAVKIGRFPFQGNGKAIALGEASGLVKTIFDAKTGELLGAHLIGAEVTELINSFTLSRTLETTEAEIIHTIFPHPTLSEMIHESVMSAFGRAIHI
- a CDS encoding DUF4760 domain-containing protein, yielding MSFKQSETLNKKNVTISQITYQKQDERYIEAYYTFRDLVNDNFLFEKLIDIKKYKKERRAVSYVLNYYEFISLCVRSKSFDEKIFKELQG
- a CDS encoding dihydrolipoamide acetyltransferase family protein, which codes for MNNQPRIFISPLAKRMAAERGVVINSITGSGPHGRIVKADIEKLGSGGQATNGAVNGAMMPQTATIKLDKNFEPPFTLDPLTAMRRVIAERLTLSKTTVPHFYLTIDCDLSRVSALRKKWQEIDNIKVSINDVIIKALAMACQKVPAANASFTKDGIKMFQSVDVAVAVAIDGGLITPIVRQASRKSLQTISAEMKTLASKAKEGKLKPEEYQGGTISLSNLGMFGIKQFDAVINPPQGAILAVGAGVETPVVRDGRITVAPIMTATLSCDHRVVDGAIGANLLKYFKLYIEDPALMFFS